In Arcobacter sp. CECT 8983, the DNA window TGTCACTTGTAGGGAGTCTTAAAAATTGATATACAGTGATTCTTCCAGTAAGTACTTGCTGTGTCATTTCATCTGTTATTTTTGCATTTGTATCTTTTATTTTAAGTACACCATTGTAGTAAGTATAGATACTACCCGCAATAATCGTTATAAAAAGAAATAAAATTGGTAAAACCAATAATTTAACTTTTGTCGAAATATTTGAAAACATTAACGTCCTTTTTGTCACATTTGTAATAATTGTCACAATAATATAATAATATATTAAATATTCCTCTTAAATGCATCCCAAAATACGACTATATAGTTCTTTTAATTTAGATATTAATAATAAATATCATTTATCTAGTAAGTCTAAAATAATTAACAATAATTTTAATAAAAAATTAATAATTATAAAGTATGATTATAATATAATAGATTAATGTAATATAGGGAATTTATATGGATTATGAAGAGTTTGAAAAAGCTGTAGATCTTTTTGGGATTTTAACAGGAACTTCAAAAAAAGAGTTAAAACAAAAGTATTTAAAGTTGTCAAAAAAGTTACATCCTGATACAGAAGAAGGAAGTGATGAAAAATTTCAACAACTACAAGAGGCTTACGAACTTTTAAATAATTATATTGATTCTTTTAAATATTCATTTGATGAAGAAGAGTTTAAAGCTCAATTTCCTCCATTTACCAACTACAAAAATTGGAATAAATAATAAGGGACTTGTATGAATGATATTAAAAATACAAAAGAGTTAATATTAAGCACTTTGGTTGCTGATGCTTACTCTTTAGGGGCACATTGGGTTTATGATGAGAAACTATTATTAAATCTTAATGTTGATTGGAATGAGTTAAATGATGCAAAAGCATTATGGCACAAAGGTAAAAAAGCAGGTGAATTTACTCATTATGGTGATCAATTAGTTTGGCTATATAACTTTTTACAAAATAAAGAAAACTTTAATACTGAAGAGTACACAAAATATTGGTTTGATAGAATGCAGTGTTATAATGGTTATATTGATGGTGCTACAAAGGATACTTTAGCAAATATCAATGAAGGAGTATTCCCAACAGGTTCTTCTTCTACTGATTTATCAATAGTTGGAAGAATAGCTCCTTTATTACTTGTATCAAAAGATAAAAAAGAGTTCTTAGAAAATGTAGAAAACTTTGTACAAGTAACTCACAACTCAAATGAAGCTTTAATTGCTTCTAAATTCTTTGCAAAACTTTTAGTTGAGGTTTTAGAAGGAAAAGAGATTTTAAAAGCTATTGATGAGTTAAAAGAAGAGTTTGATTCAAAAATACAAAGTTATATAAATGCAGGAATTAACTCTAAAAATGAAGATAGCACAACTGCAATAAGAAATTTTGGACCTGCTTGTGATATAAATGGTGGTTTTCAAGGTGTAATACATCTTTTAAGCAAATACGATAATTTAAAAGAAATGCTTATTTGCAATGCAAAAGCAGGTGGAGAAACAAGTGCAAGAGCAATGTTAGCAACATTAATATTTATGGCACAAGAAGATAAAAAAATAAGCCAAATACCACCTTCATGGCTGAATATTAGAGTAACAATAATATAAAATGAAAAGGACAAAGATGAGAAGATTTATGCGGTTTTTTAAAGATAAATTTTATATAGAAATTCTTTTTGCTACTGCATTATTTTTTGTAGCTTTATCATTAAATCTGATGTTAGAATTTATAATCTATATGTTGTACTTTATTATTTATCTAGAAATAGTAAGAGCAGTTATAAACTATATAAGAGAGCAAAGAGTTGTAATATCTTTTTTAGTTGATGCCTTTATTATTTTAGCTTTAAGAGAATTAATAGTAAATCTTGTAAAAATTAACAATGAAAAAATAGACTCTATTGAAGCACTTTGGTCAAGTAGTTTAAACTATAATATTATGATTATTTCAGGGGTGATTTTGTTTTTATTCCTAGTAAGATATTTATCGGTAAAAACAGCTCCTAAATATTTAATTGATAAGATAAAAAAAACAGATAATTATGTATGATAAATTATCATGAACCTGTATATAGACCTCCAGCAGAGGCAAACTCAATAATAATACAAGTTACACTTGGTTGTTCATACAATAAGTGTAGCTTTTGCTCTATGTATGAAACAAAAACTTTCCAAACTAGAAATTTAGATGAAATATTTAAAGACATAGATAGTATGTCTATTTACTCTGACGAAAGAAGAGTATTTTTAGCAGATGGTGATGCCTTAGCTTGTGATACTTCTTTTTTAGTTGAGGTTTTAACTTATTTAAAAAAGAGTTTTCCAAAACTTCAAAGAGTCTCTTCTTATGCAAGTCCTTATAATCTTTTACAAAAATCACAAGAAGAGTTAAATCTTTTAAGAGAACATGGTTTATCTTTGGTTTATTATGGAATAGAAAGTGGAAATCATGAGTTGTTAAAATATGTAAATAAACCTATGAATCCAGAAAAAATGGTGGAAGGTTTAAATAAAGCGACAAAAGCAAATATGAAAATATCAGCAACTCTTATTTTAGGACTTGGTGGTAAAAAGCTATCAAAACAGCATATTGAAGATAGTGCGAAACTTATCAATAAATGTGAACATATAAATTATCTATCTACTTTGCAACTTGGACTTACAAGTACAAAAGAGGATAATTTTTTCAAAAGATTTGAAAAGAAAAATAGTGAATTTATTTTTTGTGATGATAAAGATATGTTAGAAGAACAAAAAAAATTGATAACTTTAATTAATCCTAAAAAGCCTATAGTTTTTCGGTCAAACCATGCTTCAAATGCCTTGCCTTTAAAAGGAACACTTCCTAGAAATAAAGAGGATTTAATTCATACATTGAGCCTAGCAATAGAAGACTCTTCTATGCTAAGACCAATGTTTTTAAGAGGTTTTTAGTTCATATCAGGTTTTGGAGTTTTTGAAGTACTCACTGGTAACTGAGGATATGAAATATCTGGTTTATCACCTGTAAGAGCTTTTAAGAAAGTAGTAATCTTAGAAGACTCATCATCAGAGATATTGATACCTAATTGTACAGAACCCATCTCTTTTACTGCATCTGCAAGTGACCAAATAGCTCCATTATGGAAATATGGTGCTGTCTCTTCGATATTTCTAAGTGTTGGTGTTTTTACCATACCATTTTTATCACCTTGGAAACCACCTAAAGAAGCAAATTTATATTTTTCTGCTACTTGGAAAGGTTGCATTGTTCCACCTAAACCTATATCATTGTGGCACGATACACAGCCTTTGTCCACAAATAGATTTAAACCTTCTTTTTCAGCAGGAGTTAGAGCATCTAAATCTCCGTGCATAAACTCATCAAATCTTGATGGAGTAACTAATGTTCTTTCAAATACTGCAATTGTATCTGCAATAAGTTTGAAGTCGATTTTTACATCATCTCCATAAGTATCTTTAAACTCTTCAACGTATGCTGGCATAGAAGTAACTCTTGCAACAACTAAATCTTTTGGTGCTGCCATTTCTGGTCCAGCTTGAATAGGTCCTTGTGCTTGATCTTCTAAGTGAGGACTTCTTCCATCCCAAAACTGTACTTTGTTTAAAACTGAGTTATAAACAGTTGGCGAGTTTAAGTGAGCTGGATTTGGAGTCCACTTATGTCCTACAGCCGCTGCTACACCATCGGCTCCACCCATAGCTAAGTTATGACATGTATTACATGAAATAAGACCACTTTTTGATAGTCTTGGTTCGAAGTATAACTTCTTTCCTAACTCAACTTTCTTCTCAGTAATTGGATTGTTTGGGTCATCTACAAGTTTTAAAACTTCTAACTGACTTTGAGGTATTGCTTTAACACCTGCTTCTTTTACTTTGTTTATAAGTTGCATATCACTTGAAGCGAATGCACTTACACCTACTAACGCTAAACTTAAAACTACACATTTTGTTTTCATTATTCTCTCCTTTTAGTAGATAAATAAAATCATAGGATAATTTTTATTAATTGAAAATTAAAGTAAATAAAATATCTTTATTATTGAATAAAATTAATCTTTTATTAAGGTAGATAATTTGTATTGATACTTTTTATAAGTAAAACCATTATTTATTAAATGTAATTTAAATTGTTATTATTCTTAAATGTGTGACCAAGATGTGACAAAGAAAAGATATGATTATTAAATTTGAATAAAGGTAGTTAATGGCTATATATAATACTAACCAAAGAGATAATTTAGAAAGGTTTAATGAGTTCCATAAAGAATTTATACTTAATAAAAGGTGTTACTTTACTGGAGAAAAAGTTTTTAATCATAAAAATATAAAAGAATATGAAAATCAAATTATTAAAGGTTATGATAATAGTGATAGATCAAATCAAGCAAAGTATAGGGATCAAATTATCAAAGGTATGAGTAACTCAAAAAGCTTTAATCTTTTTTTTACAAATATATACTATTTATATGATTTATTTAGGCAGACTGACAATAAAATTAATAGAATAAACTTTTATTTAAATTGTTATCTAAAAGACTTTGATGTTATTAAAAAGGATAAAACATCTAATTCTTCTGATTCCAAAATAAAGAAAGTTTTGAATAATATTAATTTAAATATCATAGTTAATGAAAATATTTGTACAAATGGAATAATTAATTCAGTAGCTTATAATACTAATATGTATTATGAAATGAATTTCATTTATATTTTCTTGAAAAAAATATTTGAAAATGAATGTAACTATTCTGAAATTATTGAAAACATTAAATTTAAAGATGTAATATATTTAAAAAAATTTCATTCAAAAGTAATTCATAGTTTTGTTTCAAGAAATGCTTTATTATATTTGTTTTATCCAAAAAAATATGAACCAATATTAAGTTATGGAGATAAAAAGTCAATTATTACTTATTATTTGGGTTCTATAAAAAGTGAGTTTTTAAAAGAATTAGATATAGATTTATTATATATAAGAAATCAATTAAACATGAGTAATAATGGTTTCTATGACGAACCTTTTAAC includes these proteins:
- a CDS encoding radical SAM protein is translated as MINYHEPVYRPPAEANSIIIQVTLGCSYNKCSFCSMYETKTFQTRNLDEIFKDIDSMSIYSDERRVFLADGDALACDTSFLVEVLTYLKKSFPKLQRVSSYASPYNLLQKSQEELNLLREHGLSLVYYGIESGNHELLKYVNKPMNPEKMVEGLNKATKANMKISATLILGLGGKKLSKQHIEDSAKLINKCEHINYLSTLQLGLTSTKEDNFFKRFEKKNSEFIFCDDKDMLEEQKKLITLINPKKPIVFRSNHASNALPLKGTLPRNKEDLIHTLSLAIEDSSMLRPMFLRGF
- a CDS encoding phosphate-starvation-inducible PsiE family protein, translating into MRRFMRFFKDKFYIEILFATALFFVALSLNLMLEFIIYMLYFIIYLEIVRAVINYIREQRVVISFLVDAFIILALRELIVNLVKINNEKIDSIEALWSSSLNYNIMIISGVILFLFLVRYLSVKTAPKYLIDKIKKTDNYV
- a CDS encoding DnaJ domain-containing protein, yielding MDYEEFEKAVDLFGILTGTSKKELKQKYLKLSKKLHPDTEEGSDEKFQQLQEAYELLNNYIDSFKYSFDEEEFKAQFPPFTNYKNWNK
- a CDS encoding cytochrome-c peroxidase; amino-acid sequence: MKTKCVVLSLALVGVSAFASSDMQLINKVKEAGVKAIPQSQLEVLKLVDDPNNPITEKKVELGKKLYFEPRLSKSGLISCNTCHNLAMGGADGVAAAVGHKWTPNPAHLNSPTVYNSVLNKVQFWDGRSPHLEDQAQGPIQAGPEMAAPKDLVVARVTSMPAYVEEFKDTYGDDVKIDFKLIADTIAVFERTLVTPSRFDEFMHGDLDALTPAEKEGLNLFVDKGCVSCHNDIGLGGTMQPFQVAEKYKFASLGGFQGDKNGMVKTPTLRNIEETAPYFHNGAIWSLADAVKEMGSVQLGINISDDESSKITTFLKALTGDKPDISYPQLPVSTSKTPKPDMN
- a CDS encoding ADP-ribosylglycohydrolase family protein, giving the protein MNDIKNTKELILSTLVADAYSLGAHWVYDEKLLLNLNVDWNELNDAKALWHKGKKAGEFTHYGDQLVWLYNFLQNKENFNTEEYTKYWFDRMQCYNGYIDGATKDTLANINEGVFPTGSSSTDLSIVGRIAPLLLVSKDKKEFLENVENFVQVTHNSNEALIASKFFAKLLVEVLEGKEILKAIDELKEEFDSKIQSYINAGINSKNEDSTTAIRNFGPACDINGGFQGVIHLLSKYDNLKEMLICNAKAGGETSARAMLATLIFMAQEDKKISQIPPSWLNIRVTII
- a CDS encoding HNH endonuclease, whose translation is MAIYNTNQRDNLERFNEFHKEFILNKRCYFTGEKVFNHKNIKEYENQIIKGYDNSDRSNQAKYRDQIIKGMSNSKSFNLFFTNIYYLYDLFRQTDNKINRINFYLNCYLKDFDVIKKDKTSNSSDSKIKKVLNNINLNIIVNENICTNGIINSVAYNTNMYYEMNFIYIFLKKIFENECNYSEIIENIKFKDVIYLKKFHSKVIHSFVSRNALLYLFYPKKYEPILSYGDKKSIITYYLGSIKSEFLKELDIDLLYIRNQLNMSNNGFYDEPFNIWEIDKKISTSVSNRLKQVNTPPYITDLDIDFLSERERESLIKARIGQSYFRNQLQSIFKTCSICGIEHSELLVASHIKPWSKSNSDEKVDYQNNGLLLCVIHDKLFDRGFISFDDNGKIIISKKIKKEDFNKIRIDKKFRLGFEISKKMKEYLRYHRINIFYKSN